The Humulus lupulus chromosome 4, drHumLupu1.1, whole genome shotgun sequence genome has a window encoding:
- the LOC133830826 gene encoding putative phospholipid-transporting ATPase 9 encodes MKMGGGRRKKQQFSRIHAFHCGKASFKAEEHSLIGGPGFSRVVHCNDPEGFEATLLNYGGNYVRTTKYTLATFLPRSLFEQFRRVANIYFLICAILSFTQLSPYSPVSNVVPLVVVMGVTMGKEILEDWRRKQQDIEVNNRKVKVHCGDGLFNDTKWKNLKVGDVVKVKKDNFFPADLMLLSSNFEEAICYVETTNLDGETNLKLKQAMDATANFHDDSSFQNFKAVVRCEDPNANLYSFVGSLEIEGQQHPLSPQQLLLRDSKLKNTEFIYGVVIFTGQDTKVMQNSTPPPSKRSKIERRMDKVVYFLFLVLVLMSFIGTIFFGIATEGDLDNGKMKRWYLRPDDTTVYYDPKGAPVAAILQFLTDLMLYSYLIPISLYVSIEIVKVLQSMFINQDLHMYYEETDKPARARTSNLNEELGQVDTILSDKTGTLTCNSMEFIKCSIAGIAYGRGITEVERAMAKRKGSPLVSGEIEEEGHIEDLTKSKPTIKGFNFVDERIMNGKWVNEPGADVIQQFLRSLAICHTALPEVDEGTGATSYEAESPDEAAFVIAARELGFKFYERSHTSISVQELDPFSGRKVSRDYKLLNILEFSSSRKRMSVIVRTEEGKILLLCKGADSVMFERLAEDGRQFEQKTKRHIDEYADAGLRTLVLAYREVSEEEYNEFSKAFTEAKTIVSADREEMVEEVAGKIETELILLGATAVEDKLQIGVPECIDKLAQAGIKIWVLTGDKMETAINIGFACSLLRQEMKQIIISSETPEAEALEKGENKSAAASAFKASVIQQISAAKQLLSATSENSEALALIIDGKSLTYALEDDVKNLFLELAIGCASVICCRSSPKQKALVTRLVKIRTGSTTLAIGDGANDVGMLQEADIGVGISGVEGMQAVMSSDIAIAQFRFLERLLLVHGHWCYRRISSMICYFFYKNIAFGFTIFFYEIYTSFSGQAVYNDWYLSLYNVFFTSLPVIALGVFDQDVSSRLCIKLPLLYQEGVQNILFSWFRILGWAFNGLLGAVMIFFFCIQALESQAFRNGGEVASLDILGTTMYTCVVCVVNCQMALSINYFTYIQHLFIWGGIAFWYIFQLAYGALTPSLSTTAYQVFIEACAPSPFYWLLTLCVLIASLTPYFTYASIQIRFFPTYHQMIQWMRKDGQLDDPEFCNIVRQRSIRPTTVGYTARIEAQSKRFEFKPEVL; translated from the exons ATGAAAATGGGTGGAGGTAGAAGAAAAAAGCAACAGTTTAGCAGAATTCATGCCTTTCATTGTGGAAAGGCTTCATTTAAAGCTGAGGAGCACTCACTGATTGGAGGACCTGGGTTCTCAAGGGTAGTCCATTGTAATGACCCTGAAGGCTTTGAAGCCACTCTTCTCAATTATGGAGGCAACTATGTAAGAACTACAAAATACACGTTGGCCACTTTCCTACCCAGATCATTGTTCGAACAATTTAGGAGGGTGGCCAATATATATTTCCTCATTTGTGCAATACTGTCGTTCACACAACTTTCTCCGTACTCACCTGTGAGTAATGTCGTTCCTCTTGTCGTTGTGATGGGAGTTACTATGGGGAAAGAGATTCTTGAAGATTGGAGGCGTAAACAGCAG GATATCGAGGTAAACAACCGAAAAGTGAAGGTGCATTGTGGTGATGGCCTTTTCAACGATACAAAGTGGAAGAATTTGAAAGTTGGAGATGTAGTAAAAGTAAAAAAGGATAACTTTTTTCCTGCTGATCTCATGTTACTCTCATCAAACTTTGAGGAAGCAATTTGTTACGTTGAGACAACCAACCTTGATGGGGAGACTAATTTGAAGCTAAAACAAGCAATGGACGCAACTGCCAATTTTCATGATGACTCAAGCTTCCAAAACTTCAAGGCAGTTGTCAGATGTGAGGACCCAAATGCCAATTTGTACTCTTTTGTTGGTAGTTTAGAGATTGAAGGACAACAGCACCCTCTTTCTCCTCAGCAGCTTTTGCTCAGGGACTCAAAGCTAAAGAATACGGAATTTATTTACGGGGTAGTAATCTTTACCGGTCAGGACACGAAGGTTATGCAAAATTCCACACCTCCACCTTCTAAGAGAAGCAAAATTGAAAGAAGGATGGATAAGGTTGTGTATTTCTTGTTTCTCGTCTTGGTCTTGATGTCATTTATTGGCACGATTTTCTTTGGCATTGCAACTGAGGGGGACCTtgataatggaaaaatgaaaagatgGTACCTTAGACCAGATGACACCACAGTATACTATGATCCAAAGGGGGCACCAGTTGCAgcaattttgcaatttttgacaGATCTTATGCTGTACAGTTATTTGATTCCCATTTCCTTATATGTGTCTATTGAAATAGTCAAAGTTCTTCAGAGCATGTTCATTAACCAGGATCTCCATATGTACTACGAGGAAACTGACAAGCCAGCGAGAGCCCGTACTTCAAATTTGAATGAAGAACTTGGCCAGGTTGACACTATCCTTTCTGATAAGACAGGAACATTAACATGCAATTCTATGGAATTCATCAAGTGTTCCATTGCTGGGATTGCTTATGGACGTGGAATCACTGAAGTTGAGAGAGCCATGGCTAAGAGAAAAGGATCACCTTTGGTTTCAGGTGAGATTGAAGAAGAGGGCCACATTGAAGATCTCACAAAATCAAAGCCAACCATTAAAGGCTTTAATTTTGTGGATGAAAGAATCATGAATGGTAAATGGGTTAATGAACCTGGTGCAGATGTAATCCAGCAGTTTTTGCGGTCATTGGCTATATGCCACACAGCATTACCTGAAGTTGATGAAGGCACAGGAGCAACTTCGTATGAAGCTGAATCACCTGATGAGGCAGCATTTGTGATTGCAGCAAGAGAACTTGGATTTAAATTTTATGAAAGGTCCCATACAAGCATTTCAGTGCAAGAGTTAGATCCCTTCTCTGGCAGGAAAGTTTCAAG AGATTATAAGCTTTTGAACATCCTGGAGTTTAGTAGCTCAAGAAAACGGATGTCCGTAATTGTAAGAACTGAAGAGGGCAAGATACTTTTGCTTTGTAAAGGTGCTGACAG TGTCATGTTCGAAAGACTTGCAGAGGATGGTAGACAGTTTGAGCAGAAGACTAAAAGGCATATCGATGAGTATGCTGATGCAGGATTGAGGACATTGGTTCTTGCATACCGTGAAGTTTCTGAAGAAGAATACAATGAATTTAGCAAGGCATTCACTGAGGCCAAGACCATAGTGAGTGCTGATCGGGAGGAAATGGTTGAGGAGGTGGCTGGAAAAATTGAGACAGAATTAATTCTTCTTGGTGCTACTGCAGTTGAAGACAAACTACAGATTGGG GTCCCAGAATGCATAGACAAGCTTGCTCAGGCTGGAATTAAAATATGGGTATTGACTGGAGATAAGATGGAGACGGCAATCAATATTGG CTTTGCCTGTAGTTTGCTTAGACAAGAGATGAAGCAAATAATAATTAGCTCTGAGACTCCTGAAGCTGAAGCATTAGAGAAAGGAGAGAACAAGTCTGCTGCAGCCTCG GCATTTAAAGCAAGTGTCATCCAACAAATAAGTGCGGCAAAGCAGTTGCTTAGTGCAACATCTGAAAACTCTGAGGCGTTGGCTTTAATTATTGATGGAAAATCACTTACTTATGCTTTAGAGGATGATGTTAAGAACCTTTTTCTGGAGCTTGCCATTGGCTGTGCTTCGGTTATATGCTGTCGTTCATCTCCCAAGCAGAAAGCACTT GTTACAAGACTCGTTAAAATTAGGACTGGTAGTACAACTCTTGCAATTGGTGATGGAGCAAATGATGTTGGAATGCTTCAAGAAGCAGATATTGGAGTTGGTATTAGTGGCGTTGAAGGAATGCAG GCAGTAATGTCAAGTGACATTGCAATTGCACAGTTTCGTTTCTTGGAACGCTTGCTACTCGTACATGGTCATTGGTGTTACAGACGGATATCATCAATG ATATGCTATTTCTTCTACAAGAACATAGCCTTTGGCTTTACTATCTTCTTCTATGAAATATATACGTCGTTCTCAGGACAAGCTGTTTACAACGATTGGTATCTGTCGCTATACAATGTCTTCTTCACTTCTCTTCCTGTAATTGCCTTGGGAGTGTTTGACCAGGATGTCTCATCTAGATTATgtatcaag CTTCCATTACTATATCAAGAAGGGGTACAAAACATCCTTTTTAGCTGGTTCCGGATACTGGGATGGGCTTTCAATGGGTTACTAGGTGCCGTCATGATCTTCTTCTTCTGCATCCAAGCACTGGAGAGTCAAGCATTCCGCAATGGTGGAGAAGTAGCTAGCTTGGATATCCTTGGAACCACCATGTACACTTGTGTAGTGTGTGTTGTCAACTGTCAAATGGCACTCTCCATCAACTACTTCACATACATACAGCATCTCTTCATATGGGGTGGCATTGCATTTTGGTACATATTTCAATTGGCATATGGAGCCTTGACTCCGTCCCTCTCAACAACTGCCTATCAAGTCTTTATTGAAGCATGTGCACCATCTCCATTTTACTGGCTTCTAACCCTCTGTGTGTTAATTGCATCCCTTACTCCGTACTTCACTTATGCATCCATACAAATAAGATTCTTCCCCACATACCATCAGATGATTCAGTGGATGAGAAAAGATGGGCAATTGGATGATCCTGAGTTCTGTAATATTGTAAGGCAGAGATCAATAAGGCCAACCACGGTAGGATACACAGCCAGGATTGAAGCACAATCGAAACGCTTTGAATTCAAGCCTGAAGTCCTTTGA